A stretch of Vicia villosa cultivar HV-30 ecotype Madison, WI unplaced genomic scaffold, Vvil1.0 ctg.001990F_1_1, whole genome shotgun sequence DNA encodes these proteins:
- the LOC131637408 gene encoding uncharacterized protein LOC131637408, with protein sequence MMHDIGQDSFNRAHVYDSLCNDKDTPLYPGCTNFTRLLAKLKLFNLKAINGWTDKSFTELLELLTQMLLEGNVLPSRYYEAKKIFCPMGLEYEKIHASPNDFILYRKEYVNYNHCPKCKVLRYKKRHGESSDDEEIKKGPPAKVVWYLPIISRFKRLFANEDDTKNLRWHAEERKCDGQICHVADSLQWKKIDSLFPNFGKESRNLILGISTDGINPFDNLNTNHSSWPVLLMIYNLSPRLCMKRKYVMLSMMISGPKQQGNDIDVYISPLIDELKVLWEEGVDVFDAHSGEQFNIRAMFFCTINDFPAYGNLSGYKVKGHKVCPICEKDTCYHQLEKGKKTVYLGHQKFLNRYHPNRRLQKPFNGEQEHGVAPKPLTGEGVYQRQHGITAVSGKYMADSTDKSSSSSNPNKKELEFQL encoded by the exons ATGATGCATGATATTGGACAAGATTCGTTTAATAGGGCACATGTGTATGATAGTTTATGCAATGACAAGGATACACCTTTGTACCCGGGATGCACAAATTTTACACGTTTGTTAGCCAAgttaaaattgtttaatctgaAGGCAATTAACGGGTGGACTGACAAAAGTTTTACCGAATTGCTTGAATTGTTGACGCAAATGCTTCTAGAAGGTAACGTATTGCCAAGTCGTTATTACGAggcaaagaaaatattttgtccGATGGGTTTGGAGTATGAAAAGATACATGCAAGCCCTAATGATTTCATATTATACAGAAAAGAGTATGTAAACTATAACCATTGTCCGAAGTGCAAGGTGTTACGCTACAAAAAGAGACATGGTGAATCTAGTGATGATGAGGAGATCAAAAAGGGTCCTCCCGCGAAAGTGGTATGGTACCTACCGATAATTTCAAGGTTCAAGAGATTATTCGCTAATGAAGACGACACAAAGAATCTTAGATGGCATGcagaagaaagaaaatgtgatGGACAAATTTGCCATGTAGCTGAttctttgcaatggaagaaaatagATTCTTTGTTTCCAAATTTTGGCAAAGAGTCGAGAAACCTTATACTTGGAATTTCTACTGATGGAATAAATCCGTTTGATAATCTAAATACTAACCATTCTTCTTGGCCTGTTCTTCTGATGATTTATAACCTATCTCCTAGGCTGTGCATGAAGCGTAAATATGTTATGTTATCGATGATGATTTCGGGCCCAAAACAACAAGGAAATGACATAGATGTTTATATAAGTCCACTGATCGATGAGTTAAAAGTGTTGTGGGAGGAGGGGGTGGATGTTTTTGATGCGCATTCTGGTGAACAGTTCAATATACGTGCCATGTTCTTTTGCACCATCAACGATTTTCCGGCATATGGAAATTTGTCTGGGTATAAAGTTAAAGGGCATAAAGTGTGTCCTATATGTGAAAAAGACACATGTTACCATCAGCTTGAAAAAGGAAAGAAGACTGTTTATCTCGGGCATCAAAAATTTCTAAATCGTTATCATCCAAATCGTAGATTACAGAAACCTTTCAATGGGGAACAAGAGCATGGTGTTGCTCCAAAGCCCTTAACTGGAGAGGGAGTTTATCAACGGCAACATGGCATTACTGCTGTCTCTGGAAA ATACATGGCTGATTCAACTGACAAATCCTCTTCATCTAGTAATCCTAATAAAAAAGAGTTAGAGTTCCAACTTTGA